One Thunnus albacares chromosome 12, fThuAlb1.1, whole genome shotgun sequence genomic region harbors:
- the LOC122993445 gene encoding cadherin-7-like isoform X1, translating to MNRLCVLSMLSMCILAILWEESGCETMILNSVHRAGGGGIQPHQRRRRSWVWNQFFVLEEYTRDEPLYVGKLHSDMDKGDGQVTYVLSGEGAMSIFTIDENTGDIHATKRLDREQQAYYTLQAQARDRTSNLPVEPESQFIIKVQDINDNEPRFLDGPYNARVAERSPAGTSVVTVVATDADDPTYGNSARLIYSILQGQPYFSVEPKTGVVRTALPDLDRELQDQYLLVLQAKDMIGQMGGLSGTTSVTVMLTDVNDNPPRFPRKSYQFTARESLLVETVVAKIKALDLDVGSNAEMDYRILDGDRLRTFRINTDPNTQEGLITLQKSLDFETKSSYMLHVEASNRYVDTRFLSVGPFSDTATLRLLVENVDEPPIFSSSVIWMLISEAAPVGSAVGPVSAHDPDATNSPVRYSIDRTSDLDRYFKIDSSSGLIRTAKLLDRELRSLHNITVLATESLDPSQVGKAVVLVSVTDVNDNAPTFAVDYETFVCENAAPGQIIQTLSAVDRDKPQDRHHFMFSLTAEAAENLNFTLIDNKDNTASVLTRHAGFLRRDQVVHFVPVVISDSGSPALSSTTTLSVTVCICDLNGTRRYCSGGPLPLVGISLSATVLTCILALLGVVMVTVAIRHRRREPLMDDEGEIRENIVRYDDEGGGEEDTEAFDMLALRHLNKTHLNQTHPDAVVDANRMFLDFIRDRVQEANLDLTAPPYDSLQTYAFEGGSSAAESLSSLDSLDSLDSEQSYDFLRGWGPRFRKLADLYGHHEQGGLSS from the exons CTGCACTCAGACATGGATAAAGGTGACGGCCAGGTGACGTACGTGCTGAGTGGTGAAGGAGCGATGTCCATCTTCACCATTGACGAGAACACAGGAGACATCCACGCTACCAAGAGGCTGGACCGGGAACAGCAGGCGTACTACACTCTGCAGGCTCAGGCTCGAGACCGAACCTCCAACCTGCCAGTTGAACCCGAGTCCCAGTTCATCATCAAAGTCCAGGACATCAATGACAATGAGCCCAGGTTCCTGGACGGACCGTACAACGCCAGGGTGGCTGAGAGGTCTCCTGCAG gtaCGTCAGTAGTGACGGTGGTGgcaactgatgctgatgatCCCACCTACGGAAACTCTGCCCGACTGATTTACAGCATCCTGCAAGGGCAACCATACTTCTCTGTGGAGCCAAAGACAG GTGTTGTCCGTACGGCTCTACCTGACCTGGACCGGGAGCTGCAGGACCAGTACCTACTGGTCCTCCAGGCCAAAGACATGATCGGTCAGATGGGGGGTCTGTCAGGAACCACCTCTGTCACCGTGATGCTGACTGACGTCAATGACAACCCACCACGCTTCCCCCGCA AGAGCTACCAATTCACTGCTCGGGAGTCGCTGCTGGTGGAAACTGTGGTTGCTAAGATCAAAGCTCTGGATCTGGATGTGGGTTCAAACGCTGAGATGGACTACAGGATCCTGGATGGAGACAGACTGAGAACCTTCAGGATCAACACTGATCCCAACACCCAGGAAGGACTGATCACCCTACAGAAG AGTCTGGATTTTGAGACCAAATCAAGCTACATGTTGCATGTCGAGGCATCCAATCGTTATGTGGACACTCGTTTCCTGTCAGTGGGTCCGTTCAGTGACACAGCAACACTTCGTCTGCTGGTAGAGAACGTGGACGAGCCTCCGATCTTTTCCTCCTCCGTCATTTGGATGTTGATCTCTGAGGCAGCTCCAGTGGGATCTGCTGTGGGACCAGTTTCAGCTCACGACCCTGATGCCACCAACAGTCCTGTCAG ATATTCCATAGACAGGACTTCAGATCTGGATCGTTACTTTAAAATCGACAGTAGCTCAGGTTTGATCAGAACAGCGAAGCTGCTGGACAGAGAACTCAGATCTCTGCACAACATCACCGTCCTCGCCACTGAGAGCT TGGATCCGTCTCAGGTGGGGAAAGCTGTGGTTCTGGTCTCTGTGACAGACGTTAATGACAATGCTCCAACCTTCGCTGTTGATTATGAAACGTTTGTCTGTGAGAACGCCGCACCTGGACAG ATCATTCAGACTCTGAGTGCGGTGGACCGCGACAAGCCACAGGACAGACATCACTTCATGTTCTCTCTGACTGCCGAGGCTGCTGAGAACCTCAACTTCACCCTGATAGACAATAAAG ATAACACGGCGTCTGTCTTGACAAGGCATGCTGGTTTCCTGCGGCGGGATCAAGTGGTTCACTTTGTACCGGTGGTGATTTCAGACAGCGGCAGCCCAGCGCTCAGCAGCACCACCACGCTGTCTGTCACCGTCTGCATCTGCGACCTGAATGGGACCCGCCGCTACTGCAGCGGGGGGCCATTGCCGCTGGTGGGGATCAGCCTCAGTGCCACTGTCCTAACCTGCATCCTTGCACTGCTGG GTGTTGTCATGGTAACGGTTGCCATCAGACACAGGAGAAGAGAGCCTCTCATGGACGACGAAGGAGAGATTCGAGAGAATATTGTTCGTTATGATGATGAAGGTGGCGGTGAGGAAGACACTGAGGCCTTCGATATGCTTGCCCTGAGACATCTGAACAAGACCCACCTGAACCAGACCCACCCTGAC GCTGTAGTGGATGCAAACAGGATGTTCCTGGACTTCATCAGGGACAGAGTCCAGGAGGCCAACCTGGATCTGACGGCGCCTCCTTACGACTCTCTGCAGACTTACGCTTTTGAGGGTGGCAGCTCCGCTGCAGAGTCCCTCAGCTCACTAGACTCACTGGACTCGTTAGACTCGGAGCAGAGCTACGACTTCCTTAGAGGGTGGGGGCCGAGGTTCAGAAAGCTTGCAGACCTCTATGGACACCATGAACAAGGGGGGCTCTCCTCATGA
- the LOC122993445 gene encoding cadherin-7-like isoform X3 has protein sequence MDKGDGQVTYVLSGEGAMSIFTIDENTGDIHATKRLDREQQAYYTLQAQARDRTSNLPVEPESQFIIKVQDINDNEPRFLDGPYNARVAERSPAGTSVVTVVATDADDPTYGNSARLIYSILQGQPYFSVEPKTGVVRTALPDLDRELQDQYLLVLQAKDMIGQMGGLSGTTSVTVMLTDVNDNPPRFPRSDYQFTARESLLVETVVAKIKALDLDVGSNAEMDYRILDGDRLRTFRINTDPNTQEGLITLQKSLDFETKSSYMLHVEASNRYVDTRFLSVGPFSDTATLRLLVENVDEPPIFSSSVIWMLISEAAPVGSAVGPVSAHDPDATNSPVRYSIDRTSDLDRYFKIDSSSGLIRTAKLLDRELRSLHNITVLATESLDPSQVGKAVVLVSVTDVNDNAPTFAVDYETFVCENAAPGQIIQTLSAVDRDKPQDRHHFMFSLTAEAAENLNFTLIDNKDNTASVLTRHAGFLRRDQVVHFVPVVISDSGSPALSSTTTLSVTVCICDLNGTRRYCSGGPLPLVGISLSATVLTCILALLGVVMVTVAIRHRRREPLMDDEGEIRENIVRYDDEGGGEEDTEAFDMLALRHLNKTHLNQTHPDPLGPLCRTLGPQPNLPGPSRMPGPPPRPTRTPQNRVQDGGCSGCKQDVPGLHQGQSPGGQPGSDGASLRLSADLRF, from the exons ATGGATAAAGGTGACGGCCAGGTGACGTACGTGCTGAGTGGTGAAGGAGCGATGTCCATCTTCACCATTGACGAGAACACAGGAGACATCCACGCTACCAAGAGGCTGGACCGGGAACAGCAGGCGTACTACACTCTGCAGGCTCAGGCTCGAGACCGAACCTCCAACCTGCCAGTTGAACCCGAGTCCCAGTTCATCATCAAAGTCCAGGACATCAATGACAATGAGCCCAGGTTCCTGGACGGACCGTACAACGCCAGGGTGGCTGAGAGGTCTCCTGCAG gtaCGTCAGTAGTGACGGTGGTGgcaactgatgctgatgatCCCACCTACGGAAACTCTGCCCGACTGATTTACAGCATCCTGCAAGGGCAACCATACTTCTCTGTGGAGCCAAAGACAG GTGTTGTCCGTACGGCTCTACCTGACCTGGACCGGGAGCTGCAGGACCAGTACCTACTGGTCCTCCAGGCCAAAGACATGATCGGTCAGATGGGGGGTCTGTCAGGAACCACCTCTGTCACCGTGATGCTGACTGACGTCAATGACAACCCACCACGCTTCCCCCGCAGTGA CTACCAATTCACTGCTCGGGAGTCGCTGCTGGTGGAAACTGTGGTTGCTAAGATCAAAGCTCTGGATCTGGATGTGGGTTCAAACGCTGAGATGGACTACAGGATCCTGGATGGAGACAGACTGAGAACCTTCAGGATCAACACTGATCCCAACACCCAGGAAGGACTGATCACCCTACAGAAG AGTCTGGATTTTGAGACCAAATCAAGCTACATGTTGCATGTCGAGGCATCCAATCGTTATGTGGACACTCGTTTCCTGTCAGTGGGTCCGTTCAGTGACACAGCAACACTTCGTCTGCTGGTAGAGAACGTGGACGAGCCTCCGATCTTTTCCTCCTCCGTCATTTGGATGTTGATCTCTGAGGCAGCTCCAGTGGGATCTGCTGTGGGACCAGTTTCAGCTCACGACCCTGATGCCACCAACAGTCCTGTCAG ATATTCCATAGACAGGACTTCAGATCTGGATCGTTACTTTAAAATCGACAGTAGCTCAGGTTTGATCAGAACAGCGAAGCTGCTGGACAGAGAACTCAGATCTCTGCACAACATCACCGTCCTCGCCACTGAGAGCT TGGATCCGTCTCAGGTGGGGAAAGCTGTGGTTCTGGTCTCTGTGACAGACGTTAATGACAATGCTCCAACCTTCGCTGTTGATTATGAAACGTTTGTCTGTGAGAACGCCGCACCTGGACAG ATCATTCAGACTCTGAGTGCGGTGGACCGCGACAAGCCACAGGACAGACATCACTTCATGTTCTCTCTGACTGCCGAGGCTGCTGAGAACCTCAACTTCACCCTGATAGACAATAAAG ATAACACGGCGTCTGTCTTGACAAGGCATGCTGGTTTCCTGCGGCGGGATCAAGTGGTTCACTTTGTACCGGTGGTGATTTCAGACAGCGGCAGCCCAGCGCTCAGCAGCACCACCACGCTGTCTGTCACCGTCTGCATCTGCGACCTGAATGGGACCCGCCGCTACTGCAGCGGGGGGCCATTGCCGCTGGTGGGGATCAGCCTCAGTGCCACTGTCCTAACCTGCATCCTTGCACTGCTGG GTGTTGTCATGGTAACGGTTGCCATCAGACACAGGAGAAGAGAGCCTCTCATGGACGACGAAGGAGAGATTCGAGAGAATATTGTTCGTTATGATGATGAAGGTGGCGGTGAGGAAGACACTGAGGCCTTCGATATGCTTGCCCTGAGACATCTGAACAAGACCCACCTGAACCAGACCCACCCTGACCCACTGGGACCCCTCTGCAGAACACTGGGGCCCCAGCCCAACCTTCCAGGACCCTCCAGAATGCCGGGACCCCCCCCCCGACCCACCAGGACCCCACAGAACAGAGTTCAGGATGGAGGCTGTAGTGGATGCAAACAGGATGTTCCTGGACTTCATCAGGGACAGAGTCCAGGAGGCCAACCTGGATCTGACGGCGCCTCCTTACGACTCTCTGCAGACTTACGCTTTTGA
- the LOC122993445 gene encoding cadherin-7-like isoform X2 yields the protein MDKGDGQVTYVLSGEGAMSIFTIDENTGDIHATKRLDREQQAYYTLQAQARDRTSNLPVEPESQFIIKVQDINDNEPRFLDGPYNARVAERSPAGTSVVTVVATDADDPTYGNSARLIYSILQGQPYFSVEPKTGVVRTALPDLDRELQDQYLLVLQAKDMIGQMGGLSGTTSVTVMLTDVNDNPPRFPRKSYQFTARESLLVETVVAKIKALDLDVGSNAEMDYRILDGDRLRTFRINTDPNTQEGLITLQKSLDFETKSSYMLHVEASNRYVDTRFLSVGPFSDTATLRLLVENVDEPPIFSSSVIWMLISEAAPVGSAVGPVSAHDPDATNSPVRYSIDRTSDLDRYFKIDSSSGLIRTAKLLDRELRSLHNITVLATESLDPSQVGKAVVLVSVTDVNDNAPTFAVDYETFVCENAAPGQIIQTLSAVDRDKPQDRHHFMFSLTAEAAENLNFTLIDNKDNTASVLTRHAGFLRRDQVVHFVPVVISDSGSPALSSTTTLSVTVCICDLNGTRRYCSGGPLPLVGISLSATVLTCILALLGVVMVTVAIRHRRREPLMDDEGEIRENIVRYDDEGGGEEDTEAFDMLALRHLNKIQDPPECRDPPPDPPGPHRTEFRMEAVVDANRMFLDFIRDRVQEANLDLTAPPYDSLQTYAFEGGSSAAESLSSLDSLDSLDSEQSYDFLRGWGPRFRKLADLYGHHEQGGLSS from the exons ATGGATAAAGGTGACGGCCAGGTGACGTACGTGCTGAGTGGTGAAGGAGCGATGTCCATCTTCACCATTGACGAGAACACAGGAGACATCCACGCTACCAAGAGGCTGGACCGGGAACAGCAGGCGTACTACACTCTGCAGGCTCAGGCTCGAGACCGAACCTCCAACCTGCCAGTTGAACCCGAGTCCCAGTTCATCATCAAAGTCCAGGACATCAATGACAATGAGCCCAGGTTCCTGGACGGACCGTACAACGCCAGGGTGGCTGAGAGGTCTCCTGCAG gtaCGTCAGTAGTGACGGTGGTGgcaactgatgctgatgatCCCACCTACGGAAACTCTGCCCGACTGATTTACAGCATCCTGCAAGGGCAACCATACTTCTCTGTGGAGCCAAAGACAG GTGTTGTCCGTACGGCTCTACCTGACCTGGACCGGGAGCTGCAGGACCAGTACCTACTGGTCCTCCAGGCCAAAGACATGATCGGTCAGATGGGGGGTCTGTCAGGAACCACCTCTGTCACCGTGATGCTGACTGACGTCAATGACAACCCACCACGCTTCCCCCGCA AGAGCTACCAATTCACTGCTCGGGAGTCGCTGCTGGTGGAAACTGTGGTTGCTAAGATCAAAGCTCTGGATCTGGATGTGGGTTCAAACGCTGAGATGGACTACAGGATCCTGGATGGAGACAGACTGAGAACCTTCAGGATCAACACTGATCCCAACACCCAGGAAGGACTGATCACCCTACAGAAG AGTCTGGATTTTGAGACCAAATCAAGCTACATGTTGCATGTCGAGGCATCCAATCGTTATGTGGACACTCGTTTCCTGTCAGTGGGTCCGTTCAGTGACACAGCAACACTTCGTCTGCTGGTAGAGAACGTGGACGAGCCTCCGATCTTTTCCTCCTCCGTCATTTGGATGTTGATCTCTGAGGCAGCTCCAGTGGGATCTGCTGTGGGACCAGTTTCAGCTCACGACCCTGATGCCACCAACAGTCCTGTCAG ATATTCCATAGACAGGACTTCAGATCTGGATCGTTACTTTAAAATCGACAGTAGCTCAGGTTTGATCAGAACAGCGAAGCTGCTGGACAGAGAACTCAGATCTCTGCACAACATCACCGTCCTCGCCACTGAGAGCT TGGATCCGTCTCAGGTGGGGAAAGCTGTGGTTCTGGTCTCTGTGACAGACGTTAATGACAATGCTCCAACCTTCGCTGTTGATTATGAAACGTTTGTCTGTGAGAACGCCGCACCTGGACAG ATCATTCAGACTCTGAGTGCGGTGGACCGCGACAAGCCACAGGACAGACATCACTTCATGTTCTCTCTGACTGCCGAGGCTGCTGAGAACCTCAACTTCACCCTGATAGACAATAAAG ATAACACGGCGTCTGTCTTGACAAGGCATGCTGGTTTCCTGCGGCGGGATCAAGTGGTTCACTTTGTACCGGTGGTGATTTCAGACAGCGGCAGCCCAGCGCTCAGCAGCACCACCACGCTGTCTGTCACCGTCTGCATCTGCGACCTGAATGGGACCCGCCGCTACTGCAGCGGGGGGCCATTGCCGCTGGTGGGGATCAGCCTCAGTGCCACTGTCCTAACCTGCATCCTTGCACTGCTGG GTGTTGTCATGGTAACGGTTGCCATCAGACACAGGAGAAGAGAGCCTCTCATGGACGACGAAGGAGAGATTCGAGAGAATATTGTTCGTTATGATGATGAAGGTGGCGGTGAGGAAGACACTGAGGCCTTCGATATGCTTGCCCTGAGACATCTGAACAAGA TCCAGGACCCTCCAGAATGCCGGGACCCCCCCCCCGACCCACCAGGACCCCACAGAACAGAGTTCAGGATGGAGGCTGTAGTGGATGCAAACAGGATGTTCCTGGACTTCATCAGGGACAGAGTCCAGGAGGCCAACCTGGATCTGACGGCGCCTCCTTACGACTCTCTGCAGACTTACGCTTTTGAGGGTGGCAGCTCCGCTGCAGAGTCCCTCAGCTCACTAGACTCACTGGACTCGTTAGACTCGGAGCAGAGCTACGACTTCCTTAGAGGGTGGGGGCCGAGGTTCAGAAAGCTTGCAGACCTCTATGGACACCATGAACAAGGGGGGCTCTCCTCATGA
- the LOC122993444 gene encoding M-phase-specific PLK1-interacting protein: MYRAPVRPQRSSAVPRPPGRFPSPASCWGLPGARSPYGGSPRGCPPYSPGSPVFSPGSNRGYGGGSPGGFGSGGRGFGGQMRRSGDGFWRPQSCSPASAPRYQPGSSDSVEKYFSPSMLQDPWAALQPVAAADAAAAKRTS, encoded by the exons ATGTACCGAGCTCCGGTCAGACCTCAGCGGAGCTCCGCAGTTCCGCGACCGCCTGGAAGGTTCCCCTCCCCGGCCTCCTGCTGGGGTCTCCCCGGGGCTCGCTCCCCCTACGGAGGCTCTCCTCGGGGCTGCCCGCCTTACTCTCCGGGTTCTCCGGTGTTTTCCCCCGGGTCTAACCGAGGGTACGGCGGCGGCTCTCCGGGGGGGTTCGGCAGCGGGGGCCGCGGGTTCGGAGGACAGATGCGGCGCAGCGGGGACGGGTTCTGGCGGCCTCAGTCCTGCAGTCCGGCCTCAGCTCCCAGATACCAG CCTGGATCTTCAGACTCGGTGGAGAAATATTTCAGTCCATCGATGCTGCAGGATCCCTGGGCGGCTCTGCAGCCCGTCGCAGCCGCAGACGCAGCCGCAGCCAAGAGGACGTCATGA